ACACGAAATAGAGACAAAGACCCCCACAAGATCGTCCAGAGGCACATTGAGCTTCTCCACACTTACAACGAGATCAAAGATGGTACTCAGGCACTCATCGGGAAGGTAAGCTTCCGAGATCTCGTTAGCTTGGGTTGAAAGCTCATGAGATCGAGTCTCAGTACGCCCTCATCACGAACCGCACGATCAAGGAAGTCCATGAAGAACTCGAACTGCCACTAACAGACTAGGCAAAGACTAGGTAAAGAAGATTGGGCAGAATCGATTGCGCAACACTGTGATTGTTAGAAGTGCAGAAATCGCCACAGCATGTCAATGTAAAACTATGGATCCTGGCACATTCCACTTCACGCTCAAGCAATCACAGCTTGCTCGTCTCGTTTCAggcagaagcggaagagatgaagaagctctTGGAGACTGTGCACATTGAATCAGCTGATGCAAATCTTCTGTAGCGCTAAACTCTATCGGACGCTCACCGGAAGGGTCGATGGGACCAGCAGGCTTTCGGGAGTCGGCGGGAAGGGATGCGTAGACGGGGTCAGAGGTACTGACGAGACCCTTGGAGCCTTTAACGGAGGTGTTGTGGCTAGACGTGACTGGGTCAGCTGAATGGTCCCCACATCGGTAAAGCTCACATGGACAAGTTGTAGGACTCGCTGCTGGCGGCAGTCTCGCCGTGGACGAGCTTCCTCCAAGCCTCGTGACACTCGTGGATGATCTCGACGGCGTACTTCTTGGACTTGGCCTCTCCggagaaagcgaagacGTTCTGCGGCAGTCGATTAGCTTTATGCTTGTACAACATATCCAAGTACTTGGATGGTACtctcaaactcacctcgggCTTGCCGTCGGGGATTTTGTAGATTCTGAACCACTCATTGGTGGCCCTGATCAGACCAGGCAAGTGTCTCTCGACGTCCTCAACGTCGTTCAATCTCGGGGCGAGAGGGTCGTTGACGTCAACAACAAGCACCTTCCAGTCGGTCTCACCCTCGTCGAGGAGAGCCATGATACCGAGGACCTTGACCTGCTTGACCTGACCGACGTATCCGACGGCCTCACCGATCTCACAGACGTCGAGAGGATCGTTGTCACCGTTGGCACCGGTCTCGGCGTGCTTGACGTTGGGATCCTCCCAAGTTTGGGGGAAGGCTCCGTAGTTCCAGATGTAACCTGAGGggagatgtcagctggcTTTGTCATCAATAGGAGGGACTCCCAGCTGACCGTGGTGGGGGAAACAGTTTCGGACGTATCGGAGCTTGCCCTTCTTGATGTCTAGGTCGAGAGTTAGCTAACTCGCACAGTGCTGAAGAGGCGTTTGCGTACCCTGCTTGATGGGGTTGAAAGCCTCCTCCTTGGAGATCTCCATCTTGGCGTTAGTCCATCTGGGAACCTCGACGACCACTACGAGAAGTGTCAGTCAGACATCGAATCTCCATCCTGAAGGGATATAGCTCACTGTTCAAGACGGTCTTGGACTCGTCggcgaagagagggatGTCACTGAGTGTGACCTGTCAGTCCTTCGTTCAGGCGAGAGACCACAAAGATACTAGTTGCTCAACTCACTGGAAGGGAGAAACAACCTTGCCGTCCTTCTCAACGAACACTCGGTGCTCTGTGAGGGGGTACTGGTCAGTTACCGCCAACGAGATGGTGCAATTCGTGGATCCTAAAACTGACCAAGAGTGTTGGCAGCCTGGAAGTTGTAGAAATTATCGTCAGTCAGCATTCCCAAGCGCCTAGTGTCACCCCTTGACGTCTCTGAGATGTCTAGCTCCCCAACAATTGccctcctcccctctcAGTTCACCTCGCTACCAAGAAGCCTCTCTTTCGGTCCAGTCGTGAAAAGTCATACGACAGAAGATGGGACTCACACCAATGATCCTGGTCTGGTACTCTGACATTTTGTTCGCTCTTGACAGATGTGTGATGGTCGCTGATAATCTACGAGCCGCAGTGATGTTCATACACCTTTGTGTCTGGGgttgagagcgagagagaggaagagaggttgACTGAGCAGCAGTGTCTGACCGGAatggaaagaaagaaaCACGGGGAAATGGACGAGTTGGGAAGCACGTCAGTAACTGAACCGATATCGCCACGTGGATAATCTGGAATAAGACATCAGCTTGGAGCGGGACCAAACGTAAAGAACTTTGATCCGATCGGCGTTATGATGTTGTGGCACCCTGGAGGACAAGGTGCAGGTGGAGGTTCGCCACCCATCGTCTCGTTGGTCCATCGCACGGCGATCTATTATCGTCTGCGAGTTCAGCGAGGGATATAGGTGGTCATCCTATAGAGAACCCACCCGAACTACTTTTCCACGGGAATCTCTCACAAATCACATCTGTCCATTCCCATCACAATGTCATCATGCCAGACTTGTTCATCGGAACTACCCGCTCCTCAATTACGAAGCGCTTTCATCACGCCTTGCTGTGACTCGCCGATCTGCGAGACTTGTATCGCTCGGAACCCCAGACTGAGGGAATACATCCCTTGTCTGCGATGTGGTGATCCGACGAGTAACGAGGAGCTGCGAGGGGGCGGCGGTTCTGTCCACCGAACACGTTCTCAACACAGacgtgatggtgatgatgttggtggGCGAAATGATATCGTtggcggagaaggcggCCAGGTGGTCTTTGAGAttggggaagatgaggatgatcttcCACCGACATATGACGAAGTGGCCATTGCATCTGTCACGGAAGAATGTCAATCGACCGGAGTTCAACACGATGGCGACGAGGCGCAGCAAAGTAAAGATGtcgatcatcgacaacgacaaggCGATCGGGATGATGTGGAcgtggtcgaagaggatgggatggagCTGGTCGAAGTTCGACATACGATCCAGAGGGGAGACACATTACTTGCTATAGCAAGGAAATATGCTGCGGATGTGAGTCTCGAGGTTTGCTATCTTTCACTTCCATATTACATTTACAATTGCATTTCGCTCGAATACGCTTCCTCCGGTCATCTTGTCATCGTATCTTTCATCGACGTGCCTCTTTTCGGTGATGGGATCGACAACTATCAGACCAGATACTGACTCGACTCGTGGTCCGATTTTTAGCCCCACGATCTCCTCACCTTGAACTCACTTCCACCCTCCGCTCTATCCACCCATCCTCGACTACTCCAAACGCGCAAAACCCTAATCATCTCACGTCGATCCGTCCTACGATCATCTCTCGGCTCTCATGCTCAATCGATCCCGCCTGAAGCAGCGATGGGCGAAGTCGATCCTGAacgagagaggatgaaacAGGTCAAGAGGTTTCAGCTCTTGACGAAATCGACGGATCCCAGTATCGGTACGACGTATTTGAacttggaagagatgagagaaggacaagatctGTTTGCGGAAGGGAGTGGTGAAGCACTTCCTTCCGTATCGGAGTATGGCGATAAGCGGTCGGAGGACGGGAACGGAGAACGTACaggcggtggtggcggtgggaaagggaagaaatTGGTTTTGGCAGAAGAGAATAATCGACAAGATAGAGCTTTGGACAGGTTttggagagatgaagagtgGGAAGAACAAGTTGGCGGTCCGGAAATTGCGAGGAGGAAAAACGGGAAATGGAAGGTCGTCGGTAATGGGAGTGCTTTCGGACTTGGTGTAGGTGTCAAGAGTTAGGTTCTGGAACCTGCTCCTATCGCCAGTCGCTTCGAACCGATTGCATCGCTATCGGGATTGTTTGTTCTTGTTCATGTAAAACTACTTCCTACACACTCCTtatccttctttctttttGACCTTCCGTCGCTTCGCTTATATGACAGACGGCGGATACCACCTTACGACTCACACGCGCATAATGTATAGACATGCATGTTGTACCCATCTACATAGTCTTACGCTACAACCCTGCCACACGCTAGTACAGTGTCCCCTCTCCATGCTGCCTTTCTTGATCTTACGAGGCAAAGCCAGGAGCAGCAACGGGCGATGGACCACCTGCTTGCGCATCGAGGGATTCGGGCAAATCCCAcgcctcgtcgtcgccCGCTGATTGACCTTTACCTTTCGCGCGAGGGTCCACAGTGATCCCAGCTTCGATCCTGCGCAAGACGATGAGCTCGAAATACAGCCGAGGTCGAGCTCGTCCACTCACAATTTCATGCGAAGCATAGCAGCTTGAGTCAAAGCTGAGCTCTTCTTGCCGACTTTCAGAGCGCTTTCGAACATCTCTCCTCGATAGTCAGGGAGATTCATTTTCAGAACCTGCAAGCAATGCGtggagatgtcagcttccGGCTGCTTTGCAGCAGAGTTCGGACATCTGACCTTGTCGATCAAATCAATCTTCCCTTCGATCTCCTTATTCTTGACCAGATCCTCGACCAAGAGCAGCATCTCAATCTCGGGGAGACCGAACGCCTGGGCCATAGTAGAAATCTGAATGGTCGAGAACGGTTGGACATATTGCACGATCGAGCGAGTGCGGATGAGACCGATTAGTGTGGTGGCATGTCGGCTCAAAAATGGATTGAGAAGCAAGATTGGCTGTATCGCAGTATCAGCTGTGCCTTCAGCCTCCATCCATGTGATCAGCACACACCGCAGCTCGACGCAGAAGGGTCATCACCTCGCCGTACTTCGCATCGACGAATGATGTGATCAAGTCCAGTATCCAGGTCGCGTTATCGTCGACTTGAGCTCTGAAGCTAGCTCGGTCTAGCAGGACTCGTCGGATTCTCGCTCGATCGGCACTTGCCATGACACAGAAAGCCGTGATGAGCGCAACATCCGCAGACGAGATGGCCTAAAAGCGGACATATCAGCTAGTCGTTCAGGAAAATGCTGAGTGGTGGCAGCTGACCTTGCCCTCCCAATCTCCCAAGccactttcctcctcttcgataGCACCGAACTCGCTGCCAGCCCTACTCCAATCCCCATTACCTAAGCATACCAATCCTCTGGCTACACGAATCTTGACCATCACGCTTCTTCGTACTGCCGCACCTCGCGCTTCGTTCGCTCGTCTCTCGCGCAGGTCAGATGCGGTGACATTTGCAGCTTCAGCAGTTTGATTTCGGCCACCCGCTGCTGGAGGATGAAGTCTATCGAGGGTAGCTTCCAGCTTGGAGATGTGACCCGGGAGACCTTGAGGGAGATTGAAAGCAATAGAGGTCTACGGCGCAACGGTCAGTCTGTGCGATCCGGTTCCAGCAGTATCGTAACCAGGATGGCACGGcgatgactcacctcgagaaTGCCCACGCCGAGATCGACATGATGTTGGGGACTGGTACTATATTCTCTGACAGCGGCGTAGTTTTTCATGGCTTTTTGATAGTCTCCGACACGTAGCGACAAttgagcgagagcgaggtATGTGAGCTACGTCGGTAATCACAGTCAGCGCGCTAGAGAAGATTGTGATCAAGCTTTGGTGTGCCGGCAGTAGCCCAGCCCAACTCTGCTGAGAAAGGCGACGCTCACTCGTATACTCTCTTTGATCAGATTACTCATGTAACCTCTCAGTTCCACATCCAATCTCGTGCCCTCCTTCCTATCTTGTCCCCTTGCATTTTCCACCCACTGCATATCAGGAACACCCTCATTCTCCCCTCCATTCCCAGCGATTCCACCGAAATGTCCACTTGCACCCGCCACGGGAGTCTCCACATCAAGATCCATCAGACCTCCTTCGGCGACACCCCCACCCCCACCATCGGCTGCACCTGACGAGGGATCCGAAGCGGATTTGGAGGCTCTTCGAGTGGGATGAAGAGTCTCGTAGATCTGATTGATGGTCCGGAGGTAGAGCTCGTGGTCTAATGTCGATCTGATATGTGGGACCAATCGGACGAGAGCGGTGCGAGCCAGAAGAAGGGTCTGAGGAGTAGGttgggaggtggatgaAAGGAGTAGAGAGGGAATGTGAGATAAACGAGTGATCAATGCCCGGCCTGAAGGGGCGCGTCAGCGGAGTGCGCTGCCAGccagcgaagaaggcggagacAAAGAGACGGGCGATCGCTGAAACAGATAACAATATGATAGAAGACTTAGGTGCGGTGGAAATGTCTCATCAAGCACATGGAGCCAATTCAAGGATGGGGTGAAGGACGATTTGGAAATGAATGGGCTGAATAGACTCGAATCgctactcaccttgatatGTGCCCTCATATGCTGCCCAATCGAACCCTTCAATGTCCACCTCTGAGATGATATCCTCCACCGACCTCTGTCGAGAGGTGGATGGCCCGGACATGTCAGAAGAGCTGAATATCAGTGATCGAAGCACTACCCTGCTGCGTCTTTTCAGCAAAAGGGGACGTGCCAGACCGTTGTTGTGCGAAGGTgtgcaggaggaaggacgaga
Above is a window of Kwoniella newhampshirensis strain CBS 13917 chromosome 9, whole genome shotgun sequence DNA encoding:
- a CDS encoding inorganic pyrophosphatase → MSEYQTRIIGAANTLEHRVFVEKDGKVVSPFHDIPLFADESKTVLNMVVEVPRWTNAKMEISKEEAFNPIKQDIKKGKLRYVRNCFPHHGYIWNYGAFPQTWEDPNVKHAETGANGDNDPLDVCEIGEAVGYVGQVKQVKVLGIMALLDEGETDWKVLVVDVNDPLAPRLNDVEDVERHLPGLIRATNEWFRIYKIPDGKPENVFAFSGEAKSKKYAVEIIHECHEAWRKLVHGETAASSESYNLSIHNTSVKGSKGLVSTSDPVYASLPADSRKPAGPIDPSVSKSFFISSASA